One genomic region from Marinomonas maritima encodes:
- the lepB gene encoding signal peptidase I, with product MGFDFELILAIAFLVTGVFWVYDRIVYFPKRKAVLANMAPETRSAINKDAQQRLAETPKFVVEVKSYFIIIAVIFGLRSFVVEPFQIPSGSMLPTLKIGDFILVNKFDYGLRLPVLNTTIIPTTQPERGDVVVFKYPRDPSINYIKRLVGLPRDKISYRDKVLTVNGQQVSKELLAKLPVSLNPSQEPVELFKENLSGVQHNIYNSFRFTPHEGDWVVPEGHYFVMGDNRDNSSDSRFWSFVPDENMKGRAFYVWLHWDDFFSIPSIKNNGLIE from the coding sequence ATGGGTTTTGATTTCGAATTGATACTGGCCATAGCGTTTTTGGTGACGGGTGTTTTCTGGGTTTACGATCGCATTGTGTATTTTCCTAAACGAAAAGCAGTATTGGCTAACATGGCGCCGGAAACTCGAAGTGCTATCAACAAGGATGCGCAACAACGATTAGCAGAAACACCTAAATTTGTAGTGGAAGTGAAGTCTTACTTCATCATAATAGCGGTAATTTTTGGTCTTCGATCATTCGTTGTAGAGCCTTTTCAAATTCCATCTGGCTCTATGTTGCCTACGTTGAAAATAGGCGATTTTATCCTCGTCAATAAGTTTGACTACGGCCTTCGTTTGCCTGTTTTGAATACCACTATCATTCCGACGACTCAGCCAGAACGTGGTGATGTGGTTGTTTTTAAATATCCTCGTGATCCTAGTATAAACTACATTAAACGCTTAGTAGGTCTTCCCAGAGATAAAATAAGTTATCGCGATAAAGTATTGACGGTCAATGGGCAGCAAGTTAGTAAAGAACTTTTGGCTAAGTTACCTGTGTCTTTGAATCCGAGTCAAGAGCCAGTTGAGCTGTTTAAAGAGAATCTAAGTGGTGTGCAACACAACATTTATAATAGTTTTCGATTTACACCTCATGAAGGAGACTGGGTTGTTCCTGAAGGGCATTACTTTGTGATGGGAGACAATCGAGACAATAGCTCAGATAGCCGATTTTGGAGCTTTGTGCCAGATGAAAATATGAAAGGCCGTGCTTTTTATGTGTGGCTGCATTGGGATGATTTTTTTAGTATCCCGAGCATTAAAAATAACGGTTTGATTGAATAA
- the rnc gene encoding ribonuclease III: MSSSYQKLSRRIGYFFADLGLLELALTHRSFGGKNNERLEFLGDSILNYVIAEDLFHRFPKAKEGELSRLRASLVKGDTLAELAREFQLGDYLKLGAGELKSGGFRRDSILADTVEGIIGAMYLDAGMDVCRQHVLEWYKSRLDAISLKGVTKDSKTLLQEYLQARKHALPQYDVIKIVGEPHDQTFYVHCFIELCEEAIEGKGNSRRIAEQIAAAKALKKLEKKNV; encoded by the coding sequence TTGAGTTCATCGTATCAGAAGCTGAGTCGGCGAATTGGTTACTTTTTTGCTGACCTTGGACTGCTTGAGCTGGCGCTAACGCACCGTAGTTTTGGTGGGAAAAATAATGAACGCCTTGAGTTTTTGGGCGATTCCATCCTTAACTACGTGATTGCTGAGGATCTTTTTCATCGCTTTCCAAAAGCCAAAGAGGGCGAATTAAGTCGTTTACGAGCATCACTAGTCAAGGGGGATACACTGGCTGAATTAGCACGTGAGTTCCAATTAGGTGACTATCTTAAATTGGGTGCAGGCGAATTAAAAAGCGGTGGTTTTAGGCGTGATTCTATTTTAGCAGACACCGTTGAAGGTATTATTGGCGCTATGTATTTGGATGCTGGTATGGACGTGTGTCGCCAGCATGTTCTGGAATGGTATAAGTCACGTTTGGATGCTATCTCCTTAAAAGGAGTGACCAAAGACTCGAAAACGCTCTTACAAGAGTATTTACAAGCGCGCAAGCATGCACTTCCACAATATGATGTGATAAAGATTGTGGGTGAACCGCACGATCAGACTTTCTATGTACACTGTTTTATAGAGCTTTGTGAAGAAGCCATTGAAGGTAAGGGCAATAGCCGCCGAATCGCAGAGCAAATTGCCGCTGCGAAAGCATTGAAAAAATTGGAAAAGAAAAATGTCTGA
- the era gene encoding GTPase Era: MSDVEVEVTHCGYIAIVGRPNVGKSTLLNHILGQKLSITSRKPQTTRDQILGVKTEGHVQAIYVDTPGLHLGETKAINRIMNKTASAALKDVDVVLFVIDADRWTEEDEAVLQKVKHARCPVILVVNKVDQLDQKEDLLPRLANLSDRMNFAQIVPISALRNKNLDRLERLVESYIPEGVQFYPEDQITNRSSRFLAAEIVREKITRQLGQEVPYEVAVQIEEFVYEESAIHISALILVERNGQKRIIIGERGDKIKLIGKEARIDMENLFQHKVMLNLWIKVRSGWSDDERALASLGYQEE; this comes from the coding sequence ATGTCTGACGTTGAAGTTGAAGTTACGCACTGTGGTTATATCGCCATTGTTGGTCGCCCAAATGTGGGTAAATCGACTTTGCTTAATCACATATTAGGTCAAAAATTATCCATTACTTCGCGTAAACCACAAACAACACGTGATCAGATTCTTGGTGTAAAAACTGAAGGTCATGTTCAGGCGATTTATGTTGATACCCCAGGCTTGCATTTGGGTGAGACAAAAGCCATTAACCGTATTATGAATAAAACAGCCTCGGCAGCATTAAAAGACGTCGATGTGGTGTTGTTTGTGATTGATGCAGATCGTTGGACTGAGGAAGATGAAGCGGTTCTTCAGAAGGTAAAACACGCACGCTGCCCAGTTATTTTGGTGGTGAATAAAGTAGACCAGCTGGATCAGAAAGAAGATTTATTGCCACGCTTAGCAAATTTGTCTGATCGTATGAACTTTGCGCAAATTGTCCCTATTTCTGCACTGCGCAATAAAAATCTGGATCGGTTAGAGCGTTTGGTAGAAAGTTATATCCCAGAAGGGGTGCAATTTTATCCTGAAGATCAGATTACCAATCGCAGCTCTCGTTTTTTGGCGGCTGAAATTGTGCGTGAAAAGATTACTCGCCAACTGGGTCAAGAAGTACCTTATGAAGTTGCGGTGCAGATCGAAGAGTTTGTCTACGAAGAGTCGGCAATCCACATCAGTGCGCTGATTTTGGTTGAGCGTAATGGCCAAAAGCGGATTATCATCGGTGAACGTGGTGATAAAATTAAGCTTATTGGCAAAGAAGCACGTATTGACATGGAGAACTTATTTCAACATAAAGTAATGCTGAATCTCTGGATTAAAGTCCGTTCTGGTTGGTCCGATGATGAGCGTGCGCTAGCCAGTTTAGGCTATCAGGAAGAGTAG
- the recO gene encoding DNA repair protein RecO, protein MRVSAYVIHTRPFQDSKILLDLLTLEQGLIRGVWRLPKKEARVIPGPFLCYEMEFSGRSDLKTVKSLESVKSASSLEGLPLYAAFYAHELLEKLLPANLPLPDIYVLYKWLIESLYSGAPIAPLLRRFEVGLFSELGVGINMVSTGRGDSIEARQLYQFHYKFGLRPYYGEIPKQMPMLFVEGQVALNYHSGKWMDKQVLSLAKELHRHWLDSLLSGKPVVSRRLLPKQPFQGERHLGVPIFRAL, encoded by the coding sequence ATGCGCGTTTCTGCGTATGTCATCCATACACGCCCTTTTCAGGACAGTAAAATTTTGCTCGATCTGTTAACGCTTGAGCAAGGTTTGATTAGGGGGGTGTGGCGATTACCAAAAAAAGAGGCTCGGGTCATACCTGGGCCTTTTTTATGTTACGAGATGGAGTTTTCTGGTCGTAGTGACTTAAAAACAGTGAAGAGCTTGGAGTCGGTCAAGTCTGCTTCTTCATTAGAAGGACTGCCATTGTATGCGGCGTTCTATGCCCATGAATTACTTGAAAAACTGCTACCAGCTAATTTACCGTTACCTGATATTTACGTGCTATATAAATGGCTAATTGAAAGCTTATATTCAGGTGCGCCGATTGCGCCTCTGTTACGACGTTTTGAAGTGGGGCTATTTTCGGAGTTAGGTGTGGGTATTAATATGGTGTCTACTGGTCGCGGTGACTCTATTGAGGCCCGTCAGCTTTATCAGTTTCACTACAAGTTTGGGCTGCGACCTTATTATGGTGAAATACCAAAGCAAATGCCGATGTTATTTGTCGAAGGGCAGGTTGCATTGAATTACCACAGTGGCAAATGGATGGACAAGCAGGTATTGAGTCTGGCTAAAGAGTTGCATCGTCACTGGTTAGACAGTTTATTGAGCGGTAAGCCGGTTGTGTCTAGACGACTATTGCCAAAACAACCTTTTCAAGGCGAGCGTCATTTGGGTGTGCCTATTTTTCGAGCCTTATAA
- the acpS gene encoding holo-ACP synthase produces the protein MIIGVGTDLVDIARIAQSIDRLGERFIDRILTADEKQRWSEIGNLDQANAYVAKRFAAKEAAVKALGTGIGLGVSFQHFSVSNLSTGQPVLTVDASILARYDFPLAWHLSLTDEKAYAQAFVILESKE, from the coding sequence TTGATTATTGGTGTTGGAACGGACTTGGTAGATATTGCTCGTATTGCTCAGTCGATTGATCGTCTAGGAGAGCGTTTTATTGATCGTATTTTAACGGCGGACGAGAAGCAACGTTGGTCTGAAATTGGTAATTTAGATCAGGCAAACGCTTATGTCGCTAAACGTTTTGCGGCGAAAGAGGCTGCTGTAAAAGCGCTGGGTACAGGAATTGGCTTAGGTGTGAGTTTTCAACACTTTAGTGTGAGTAATTTATCGACTGGACAGCCAGTGTTAACTGTCGATGCCAGCATATTGGCGCGTTATGATTTTCCATTAGCATGGCATTTAAGTTTGACAGATGAAAAAGCCTACGCTCAGGCTTTTGTTATACTTGAATCAAAAGAGTGA
- a CDS encoding response regulator: MIKKIFQNIPTMSLSNRLFWALFAPVFAVSLLASIFLVLTRFNDLNQNLYERTSNITEQVATTSEYAIVFSDQNMMHRILQSALNNEDISSVQLFNSEQKIIAELGKTPTSVDTPFPDNMYLKEYDDYLESINAIHYSSNSLDGIFNTQTDLFIPLDQRNLIGWVKIEANKSAVRIDKYQYAGLVAFILIIFNVLTIIGAFHISRALTQPINRLAGSLNKLVKGQFSTVKLMKLPPEYASLQKDLLDLTERLEHHNEELNTGIEQSTEDIRRSMDSMEEKSAQLHIANREAMESNRLKSQFLANISHEVRTPLNAILGYTKTLQKDITDTQHRFYVDTIEQSTNSLLAIIGDILDFSKIEAGKLSLESNHFNLKALIDDVYQTLSINLLSKEKQIDLVPEFNQDVPEWFIGDSTRVRQILTNLIGNAIKFTHQGSVRTKVSLSSKTPQAITLSFQVIDTGIGIAEHKIHRLFKPFSQVDTSTTRQFGGTGLGLVITKKLVEQMNGKIEVSSDPSIGSTFRFTLNLKASKKLNNSNPDLNCHVILLEPSATYKSYLKSYLKSIGVSCIACSDLEQMIAILNKQHASIDAILLSVMPDDQSVAEARELITYSAQQFTIPCILMVQPPGQITHYPDLKNLCSDILLKPISHNRLYSALQNLNKSSAPLINQQRQVSASTLNEKIKGLKILAVDDSPINLQLLNHWLTPIGLDVSLAYSGQQAIDMATHDKFDLIFMDIQMPEMDGMETTRQLRQMEFYRNTPIIALTAHALGTEQQQILASGMNAYLTKPIDEELLLGTIETWRANTETFQDQVNAKLIGIFDLEKALAIVDGKTDIAKEMFDMLANSLDAEKKLIQHHLENQDIEKMIEVVHRVHGASKYTGTINIARHAGFLETHLKELGFEDVDGVAKDFIDAIEELLSHRQLIPWPHSFDSSITKA; the protein is encoded by the coding sequence ATGATAAAAAAAATATTCCAAAATATTCCTACCATGAGCCTAAGCAACAGACTATTTTGGGCATTGTTCGCTCCTGTTTTTGCCGTTTCTCTGCTCGCCAGTATATTTCTAGTATTGACTCGCTTTAACGATTTAAACCAAAACCTTTACGAACGTACATCAAATATAACGGAACAAGTCGCTACTACAAGTGAATATGCCATTGTATTTTCTGATCAAAATATGATGCATCGGATACTCCAAAGCGCACTCAATAATGAAGACATAAGTAGTGTTCAACTATTTAACAGCGAGCAAAAAATCATTGCTGAATTAGGGAAAACACCGACATCGGTAGACACTCCTTTTCCTGATAACATGTACCTAAAAGAATACGATGATTATCTAGAATCTATCAACGCCATTCACTACTCAAGCAATTCACTCGATGGTATTTTTAACACTCAAACCGACTTATTTATCCCACTTGACCAACGCAACCTCATAGGCTGGGTAAAAATTGAAGCGAATAAGTCCGCCGTCCGGATAGATAAATATCAATACGCAGGTCTAGTCGCTTTCATACTTATTATTTTTAATGTGTTAACTATTATAGGTGCATTCCACATTTCCAGAGCTCTAACACAACCTATAAACAGACTTGCAGGCTCCTTAAATAAATTGGTTAAAGGGCAGTTTTCAACAGTAAAACTGATGAAGTTGCCACCCGAATACGCCTCTCTCCAAAAAGACCTACTCGATCTGACAGAAAGACTGGAACACCATAATGAAGAACTGAATACTGGCATTGAGCAGTCTACCGAAGATATTCGGCGCAGCATGGACAGTATGGAAGAGAAAAGCGCTCAGCTACATATAGCAAACCGTGAAGCCATGGAGTCAAACCGCCTAAAATCACAATTTCTTGCCAATATTAGTCATGAGGTTCGCACACCTCTCAATGCTATTCTGGGTTATACAAAAACCCTGCAAAAAGACATTACCGATACCCAACACCGCTTTTACGTTGATACCATCGAGCAATCCACCAATAGCCTGCTTGCCATCATTGGTGATATCTTAGATTTCTCAAAAATCGAAGCAGGTAAATTAAGCCTCGAAAGCAATCACTTCAACCTTAAAGCTCTTATTGATGATGTCTACCAAACGTTAAGCATCAACTTATTGAGTAAAGAGAAGCAAATCGATTTGGTTCCTGAGTTTAACCAAGACGTACCTGAATGGTTTATTGGTGACAGCACACGAGTACGTCAAATATTAACCAACCTAATTGGAAACGCGATTAAGTTCACACACCAAGGTTCCGTTCGAACCAAAGTGTCGCTTTCCTCCAAAACGCCCCAAGCAATTACCTTGTCTTTTCAGGTTATAGACACTGGTATTGGCATAGCGGAACACAAAATCCATCGCTTGTTTAAACCTTTTTCTCAAGTGGATACCAGCACTACAAGACAATTTGGAGGAACAGGTCTAGGATTGGTTATCACCAAGAAACTTGTCGAGCAGATGAATGGAAAAATTGAAGTCAGCAGCGATCCTAGCATTGGCTCTACCTTCCGTTTTACATTGAACCTTAAAGCCTCTAAGAAGCTGAACAACAGCAACCCCGACCTTAATTGTCATGTTATTTTACTAGAACCAAGCGCTACCTATAAGAGCTATCTAAAGAGCTATCTAAAGAGTATTGGGGTCAGTTGTATAGCGTGTTCCGACTTAGAGCAAATGATCGCTATTTTGAACAAGCAACATGCTAGCATTGACGCCATTTTATTAAGTGTCATGCCCGACGACCAAAGTGTCGCTGAAGCCCGTGAACTGATTACCTACTCTGCACAGCAGTTTACTATCCCCTGCATTCTCATGGTTCAGCCACCAGGTCAAATCACTCATTACCCAGATTTAAAAAACCTATGCAGCGACATTCTTCTCAAGCCAATCAGTCATAATCGCTTATACAGTGCCCTACAAAACCTCAATAAAAGCTCCGCACCACTAATTAACCAACAACGGCAAGTGAGTGCAAGTACATTGAACGAAAAAATAAAAGGTCTCAAAATTCTAGCCGTTGATGACTCTCCAATCAACTTGCAGCTATTAAACCATTGGCTAACACCGATTGGTTTAGACGTATCTTTGGCCTACAGTGGACAGCAAGCCATTGACATGGCAACTCATGATAAATTTGATCTTATTTTTATGGACATCCAAATGCCTGAAATGGATGGCATGGAAACCACTCGACAGCTGCGTCAAATGGAGTTCTATAGGAATACACCTATTATTGCATTAACCGCTCACGCCTTGGGGACAGAGCAACAACAAATTTTAGCCAGTGGTATGAATGCTTACCTAACTAAACCGATTGATGAAGAGCTTTTACTTGGTACTATCGAGACCTGGCGCGCTAATACCGAAACATTTCAGGATCAAGTTAACGCCAAGTTAATCGGGATTTTTGATTTAGAAAAAGCCTTAGCAATCGTTGATGGAAAAACCGACATAGCAAAAGAAATGTTTGATATGTTGGCAAATTCGTTGGATGCAGAAAAAAAATTAATTCAGCATCACCTAGAAAATCAAGATATTGAAAAAATGATTGAAGTCGTACACAGAGTACATGGCGCCTCAAAATACACAGGTACAATCAATATTGCTCGCCATGCAGGCTTTTTAGAAACACACTTAAAGGAATTAGGGTTCGAAGATGTGGACGGCGTAGCAAAGGACTTTATTGATGCAATAGAGGAGCTACTCAGCCATCGCCAACTTATTCCTTGGCCTCACTCTTTTGATTCAAGTATAACAAAAGCCTGA
- the cysM gene encoding cysteine synthase CysM, with protein MIEYPSIESLIGQTPLVRLQRINPNLSNTILLKLEGQNPAGSVKDRPALNMILQAERRGDIKPGDSLIEATSGNTGIALAMVAAIKGYKMHLIMPDNMSQERKSAMAAYGAILHLVTQAEGGMERARDLAQEMQEQGVGIVLNQFSNQDNPNAHYLTTGPEIWQQTQGTVTHFVSSMGTTGTIMGVSHYLKEQNKDIQIIGLQPQDGASIPGIRRWSKEYLPSIFDETRVDTVMDVSQEAAEVTMRRLAKEEGIFCGVSSGGSVATALSLSEQLNNAVIVAIVCDRGDRYLSTGVFD; from the coding sequence ATGATCGAGTACCCTAGCATTGAGTCCTTAATCGGACAAACTCCCTTGGTTCGCTTACAGCGCATCAATCCCAATCTAAGCAATACTATTTTGCTAAAACTAGAAGGACAAAATCCGGCAGGATCCGTAAAAGATCGACCAGCTTTAAATATGATATTACAGGCTGAACGTCGTGGTGATATCAAACCTGGAGATAGCTTGATTGAAGCCACTAGTGGTAACACTGGGATTGCCTTGGCGATGGTGGCGGCTATTAAGGGCTACAAAATGCATTTGATTATGCCTGATAATATGAGCCAAGAGCGTAAATCTGCGATGGCCGCGTATGGCGCCATTCTGCATTTGGTAACGCAAGCAGAGGGTGGAATGGAGAGAGCAAGGGATCTTGCTCAAGAAATGCAAGAGCAGGGAGTCGGTATTGTTCTTAACCAATTTTCCAATCAAGACAATCCTAATGCACATTATCTAACAACAGGTCCAGAAATTTGGCAGCAAACCCAAGGAACGGTAACACATTTTGTTAGCTCAATGGGGACAACCGGAACCATTATGGGGGTTTCCCATTACCTGAAAGAGCAAAATAAAGACATTCAAATAATTGGCCTTCAACCACAAGACGGGGCGAGTATTCCAGGGATTCGCCGTTGGTCAAAAGAGTATTTACCTTCTATTTTTGATGAGACTCGTGTTGATACCGTTATGGATGTATCGCAAGAGGCAGCGGAAGTGACCATGCGTCGTCTTGCAAAAGAAGAAGGTATTTTTTGTGGAGTATCTTCAGGTGGTTCTGTTGCGACGGCTTTGTCTTTATCAGAACAGCTAAATAATGCCGTTATTGTAGCTATTGTGTGTGA